Sequence from the Rutidosis leptorrhynchoides isolate AG116_Rl617_1_P2 chromosome 3, CSIRO_AGI_Rlap_v1, whole genome shotgun sequence genome:
actgttggttcttcacttttctttggtatgacctcaggtggatcatctttctcttgttctttgtcaacttgctcattttcatcaaccggaatttgtaaaacagaaggacataaaggaacttccggggacttaagagtctccggtttagtagttaaaccacttctagtagttatagcatttacatgctcgttccttgtttgggggttgttgggatttacttgagtatttgaggggagagtacctggtggtctctctgatagtaactgtgatatccttccaacattcctttctaagttttgtattgtggcttgttgatttcggatttgctgagtttggagctctgcattttgctcgtgcttaaccataaaatctcttaagagatcttctaaaccagatttcctctcaggttgaggttgcataattgctaatggttgtggttgcataagtgctagtgattgtggttgattgtgttggaaattattttgataatttcgttgaggttgatttcggttattataacctggtggcggatttctttgattttgatttgggaaattccggttattttggtaacctggatttcctccttgatagttattattatttgatcctgaaggtcctcctacttgatagctgtttataggaggatattttcggttgtttgcttctatagctggaaaatcactgaagttcatttcaccttttcgtaagtaacctaagaaatttgcttgctcttccattgtactttgatcacaatctctagtaagatggggaccttggcacagttcacatcctactctgatagcatgcatttccttggttactttctcgatttgccgtgcttgatttgctatttgaacttttaaagaagcaatttcatcattgctttcaatactagcaacatttgatgatctagagaattctatttcttgatgccaattatgggaatgggaagctaaatcagcaatgattgtgtgagcgtcttcaggtgttttcttcatgatcgaacctccgactgcaacatctatatcttttctagttgccacattgactcctttatagaatatttggaccttttggaatgtattcaacccgtgttgaggacatattcgaagcattttattgaatcgggtccaagcttcataaagagtttcattaggcttttgtttaaagtgatttatgtcactttgtaattttgctgcttttgaagcaggaaagaattctgacaaaaatttatccatcatatcattccagttttcaatataaccttctggtaatgagtctagccaatctcttgcatcatcttttaaggaccatggaaagatttttaaacatgcaacttcatcggtgacatctttgattttgaaaagcttgcaaatgcttacaaacttacgaagatgctcgttagcatcctcatttggggctccaccgaattgacatgtattagttaccatgtgtaaaaattgaccttttatttcaaagccatcactcatcgtgggttggataattgtgtggccttgaccttttcttgtggccttcattaatgcttccatcgtttgatttgtatcagccatttcttcttcttctttaataatcggctctatgattggttgaattattggttcagagtcggattctaagaaaagtgactctaaatttttagcaagagattctacttcttgagctcttaagcgttcgtggaattttctttcgggttcaggatgtgaaggagttaattcagcgttggaggaacgtaagttcatacattaaattctattatgagatcacaacactaaaggtttatctagggttacctacttgtttctcttttttagtgtttttcggtgttttaaaattactagtacttcctatttctttttgttgtttttgtcctttattaattttttgaggttccggattaagtttaacgagtttaggattgaacggatcatacaatttgggaaattgtacaaagaattaaaggatttattcaaaaactttgaactttcttggaaatgaatttcctcgagagtatcgaataacataaaaacaatgataaaaacccttaaacaaacagattttccttctgattttgcccacgtttcgaatagccaaaagatgcagcagaggggcaggatccttctattgaccaataaaattggtgatccaacaacccggtccacgtacaaatccaactactactacgaatcagaaaaattatctatttatttaactgccaactccccggcagcggcgccaaaaagttgatgtgctggatcgtaacctttatttatgaacggatttgagttgttttgttacacgaattgatttattgtatatgtggtattttattgaattcaggttgatttcacacatatataggcaactagtcctattcatgtagtttagtttgttggtaaatccgattcgttccacagggagatggagtgtttaatggtttttaatagtctttgatgtcaaacttaattaaagggggttttggattaggaatttataatataacagtaacagaaaataacttaactaatttacttcataaataaaattacaagattacaataaataacttaaaaagcAACTAAATGAAATTacgctaattatgatgcattaattatattactagatggtaattagtaaaatagtaatttttaataaaactatatgtttataattttgttttgagtaattataatataaacttatttaaattaactaaatgacaagttttaattatattaatataaattattaggaatagtaatttaactaattacaaactaattataagttataaacttttaattaacactaattataaggttaaaacatgtattaaggtattttataataactaatattaattatatagtaataacctaaatataaataattaaataattaaaaccctaattttaccctaactggtactgtagccgcgttattaccttacgcgtttcgcgtatttatacgcgtatcgcgtataatttaaaacctacgcgaattgtgtgattctgatcgtacagtttgatttacaggcatacgcgtttcgcgtataccatacacgattcgcgtatgacttatacgatgtgacaaacagtctggtacgaattttaagtatttttatgtaatcttttatattttataataataattcgtaaataataataataatacgtttacaagaaataataatgggataaatgggagtgtttacttaaatgtgtcacccctaggtccatggattgttttgagtttacgccctatttaaaatgttttagtaataaactttatatttttctttcgaaaaaatataaggttaagactaactaaataaaatctaattttcatcggattctttttagatagctactattccttaagtatttaaattgagacctagcctagttttgactttcaccaatacccaaatcgtaacggtttccctttttacaatttcactgtcatataattattgatattacccaaaccaccgaagtttatttctaaattggtgttaataacttatccataaattcgtctagatcatttttaatgttgaagcttaatttatgtaaataaaaacaactttcgttattttaaatttaataaattaagtggcaagggttaaatacctaattacataaaaatggttcttttaactaggctcaatattaaaaaatactaaagttacattttaacttttacaattgataacaatccatttcactagggattctacatctaagcaaacactatgaaaatttagctattcattacgctagggtaaacataaaaatatggatatgcaaacataataacaacgataattttaacagagtaaacttactaaaatatcttcactttcattaacttcaaacggtagaaaattacaataataacacccctttcacgcgtacaataacacccttaatcacgaacaataccccctaaatatttgaaactaattttacagagtaataaaatgacagtagtaATTATGTATAGTAATTGATATGTGTAAACTTGTGTTGTATTCTCTATCTCTTTTGtgttgatagtactccgtatttatcatTGAACTTGAAGTAGTAGTTGAGTCAAAAAGCTCCACTTGCTGTAGCACTTAgacaaaagaattgttttaaaaacaTAAAAGTAGCCGCCCCCTTCTGGAAACTGGAACAGTAatctggcctaacattacgcgtttcgtgtatggctacacgattcgcgtatgaccaaaaggctacacgtttcgtgtagtgttacacgattcgtgtaagaccaatcgacagttttcttcattttttcCTTTTTGTTTATTCTTTGTTGATCCCTTATTGATATATACCATTTTGGACGACTTGTGTAACCTTTTTCTTCAGTCTTCTTTGTTCTtgaattcggataaacgtttttttcgatatatatttgatttaaactcatcgttttatcgtcgaatcttcaaatagcaagctcttgtctacttttgtcgtttttctcgtgaaatgcgcattgaatgtctttgtagatggtaaaaacctatgaaatataagtgatattgcgtcgaataatatgtatgtttagagcaatatcagtaagtatctcattaggtattttaacaatgagttgtatacataaaaatgagactattgaattaagaaactcgaaaacgatatatataacaattatcgttataacaacgtcttactaaatacatatgaatcatattaagatattgatacactatatttaaacatgataaatgataagtaaacatatcattaaatgtattaacaatgaactacatatgtaaaaacaagactactaacttaaagatttcgaaacgagacatatatgtaacgattatcgttgtaacgacatttaaatgtatatatatcatattaagatatattaatacatcataatatcatgataatgtaataatttaacatctcattagatataataaacaatgggttaacaacatttaacaagatcgttaacttaaaagtttcaaaacaacacttacatgtaacgactaacgatgacttaacgactcagttaatatatatatatatatatatatatatatatatatatatatatatatatatatatatatatatatatatatatatatatatatatatatatatatatatatatatatatatatatatatatatatatacatgtagtgttttaatatgtattcatacacttttgaaagacttcaagacacttatcaaagtacttctacttaacaaaaatgcttacaattacatactcgttcattttcatcaacaattctactcgtatgcaaccgtattcgtactcgtacaatacctagcttctaaatgtatttactattggtatacacttcaatgatcagctcttagcagcccttgtgagtcacctaaccttgtggaaaactacattatatgggtgaatgatcgaagccgaatatgccccttttgcttggtagcctaagaattagtaaaccgatctactaattgacgcgaatcttaaagatatatctattgggcctaacgaaccccatccaaagtaccggatgctttagtacttcaaattcgtttttatcatgtccgaaggatttcccggaatgataggggatattcttatatgcatcttgttaatgtcggttaccaggtgttcaccatatgaatgatttttatctctatgtatgggatgtatattgaaatatgaaatcttgtggtctattattacgatttgataaatatataggttaaacctataactcaccaacatttttgttgacattcaaagcatgtttattctcaggtgattattaagagcttccgctgttgcatgctaaaatatggacaagatttggtgtcagcatgcttgtattatattgtttaaaactgcattcgagaattactttgttgtaacatattaatattgtaaaccaatatgtattggtagtgtataagtgtgatatttttagattatcatttcttggtaatctaggtggtgtccttttaaccttgtcgataaaataaaggttatgatttgttttaaaaacgaatgcagtctttgaaaaacgtctcatatagaggtcaaaacctcgcaaagagatcaattaatatgaaacgtttataatcgatatgaacgggacatttcagtgctgGTCCAGAATTCCTTTGCAGCGTGCAGAAAGTGAGCTTCTCGAGTTAAACAGACTGATTTCGACAACAACAATAGATGGTTCACGTGCAGATTCATGGCGATGGCGATTAGACAACAGTGGGTAGTTCACTACCAAGAAACTCTCTACTTTGATTGATGATAAATTGCTAAATGCGGGTACAAACGTGATAGAGACATTGCGAAACAATCTCATACCCAAAAAGGTAGAAGTTTTCGTGTCGAGAGCGAGGAAAAAATGACTTCCGATTTGATGGAATTGGATAAGCGTGGCATTGATCTTCATTTTGTTTGATGTCCACTTTGTGATGACAATATGGAAACGGTGAAACATTCATTTATTTTTTGCAAACATGTGTATGACGTTTGGTGTAAAGTGTTCGAGTggtgggatatgaatttgtctacttCCTTAAGTGTTAACGAGATCTTCGTTGGGAATTCAAACTCTTCGATGTCGGATCTTGGCTCTAAATTATGGCAAGCGGTTATTTAGTTGAGCAGATATCTCATATGGAGTAATCGAATTCAAAAGGTATTCAATCAAAAGTGTTGGAATACTCCCCTGACATTGTGCAAAATTCAAACAAAGACATTCGAATGGATTGCGAAAAGGTGCAAAGCGAAGACTATCGATTGACATTTATGGCTTCATAACCCTCGTTCCTTACTTACATAAAATTGTTACTTAACTACTTGTTAATAGCATAGTGAGAGTTATAGCATAGCTGGAGTTTCTAAATTGTTGAGTTGTTCCGTTGATGAATTGTATCTAGGGGACTTATATGTATTCAAACCttgagttttatatatatatatatatatatatatatatatatatatatatatatatatatatatatataaaatattatgctTTAGAAAAAAAATTGTATATAATGTATATTTTATAGATGTCATCTTTCATCTTATATTTAAGATAAATTTGACTTAATCTATTGAATAAATAAATGACTATAATAATTAATTTCTGTAAATTTGGAGTTTAATGATATTctaataattaatttttttaaatgGAACAATTAGTTTAGTACAAAAATAAATAATAACGTAGATACTTTTTGAGATCAACGGAGTACACAAAAATTTGATGAAATTTTCTTTCAAAGATGATGAAATGTATGTTACCTCATCTGATTTGTTAAGGTGATGTTTAAGTAGATGATGACTTAAGCCTGGTAAGGATAGGAGTTACCTTATAAGGGACTCAGATTTTCTTACACGAATCGATGTAGGACAGGGTATTACAGTATATAACCACATATACCTATTCGTATTGTTCATTGTCTCTAAATTGAGTGATTGTATTACATGTATATGTTCTGCCAAAAGATTAATTGGAATAATACAGAAATTAATTTACCAACTCTTTCAAAAAAGAACAATTAGTTAAGAGGAAAAAAACAAGCACGCATGAATACTTCATTTTCGTCGCATCCAACTATTTTGTTTGATCCCATACTATATACAtactaattaataaaattaaatataattatcataaaagTTAGATTCACACTAACAACAAATTATATTAATGTTTTTAGCAATTTGACAGCCAAAAATTTGAACTATAACTATATTTAATAAATTCAAATGCCATCTAAGTGACAAATACATTTTAACCATTCAATGATTGCAACCAATCTGGTGAGTCATTGTCAACCTAATCAACCTATATAAAGTTTTACAAAAACCATCTACGTCAACAAGATTTGAACCCACACGACCTCAAAATATTATCAAGTTTTTGTAGGTCTAAACATGTTTCAAAAACTTGGTTCTATCAAGAAACTAGCCAAGAAAGTTACACATAATAAATCAAGATACATCAATCGCGAAAAGTTTTATGTTAAAGAAGAACGATTGCTAAGATATGAAGTTAAAGATTGTGTGTCTCGTAACACCACTACTACTCCTAGAGGGTTTATGGCGGTTTATGTAGGAGACGAAAGACAACGGTTTGTGGTCCCTACAAGTAGTTTATCCCATCCGCTATTCAAGATTCTTTTGGCGAAAGCGTCTGAAGAATTTGGTTACGAGCAAAAGAATGGGTTGGCGGTGCCTTGTAGTGTTGCCGCGTTTCAAGAGATTGTTACTGTTATGAATTCATGTAGAGGCATGTTTGATTTCGGACATTTGGTACAAGAGTTTATTGTTTGATGGGATTATAAGTTTTGTTTTTGCAAATTTGAAAAATGAGAAGTTTTTTAAAGTGTCACTTTTCATTGATAAAGTTTAAATCTGTAGTGATTTTTTCCCACCTTTTGGTTTATGGTTTGGCATTTGAGACAATTTGTTTGTTTCAGAACATTAATCAATTCCAATTAGCAAAAAATGTTCAGTTGATTGTCAAATTCAAAAACTTAAATATAATGAAGTACATACATTTTTCTTTAGGATGGCATGAATATGATCGAAATCGATAATTCGACTGGATCACGTATTTGTTCAGTG
This genomic interval carries:
- the LOC139902337 gene encoding auxin-induced protein X15-like → MFQKLGSIKKLAKKVTHNKSRYINREKFYVKEERLLRYEVKDCVSRNTTTTPRGFMAVYVGDERQRFVVPTSSLSHPLFKILLAKASEEFGYEQKNGLAVPCSVAAFQEIVTVMNSCRGMFDFGHLVQEFIV